A region of [Bacteroides] pectinophilus DNA encodes the following proteins:
- a CDS encoding PcfJ domain-containing protein, giving the protein MKKKSVLAIEPVKPKIQEKDMLTVQEATIKDEKHLIIDLFENGEAAYRIALAADDYAHYSYGTGIWDAKTGWNNPYNTAISMAHISPAHERLLKRWTKKQKRYADGDIADEIFRYEYDISGRRDMAKQKKEQEEMEKLLAEIPDDIPQAFRSRIMNNIDVCNVIAYKRHGSCADYRCLQCGGQSSRNLRVRDPLTGISELQNVPRDGEAYICPVCKKAGRLRPIGYMNQCTAYGQEFDSVLYQTSGEKLVIRIFRTIVTRRITDSMSIDTYERGRIILTRKGDRQYIQTYSGSWIKAKNVAINALAVEYGREKAVADSMFRYCPENMYRLLNCDSSKNKNMAVIQALVTYANCPQTEALYKVGLKGICRRLMYVQGHTRKIDRSATEAAKILKLSKEDFRYLVEKAEKGHDESMTLKMIRYAVSRDISRRHYDRLQAIYETARGDEKECDMLLGYQSIDKLYNAVSRYKEEYRGKFREALREYADYLHERQAAGDDMTNEIYLRPRRLHETYTRLRIENEHKKDEMYVERMKSIYPKIPEACMKISKRYTWQQGGLMIRPAADAGEIVMEGRILHHCVGSEYQSYMKNYNNNKGYILFVRRVEAPDVPYVTVEIAGDRIRQWYGIHDTQPDREEIEGFLEGFVKHLNPKKVKASA; this is encoded by the coding sequence GTGAAAAAGAAGTCGGTACTCGCAATTGAACCTGTAAAGCCGAAGATACAGGAAAAAGACATGCTTACCGTACAGGAAGCAACAATAAAGGATGAAAAACACCTTATCATAGATTTGTTTGAGAACGGGGAAGCAGCATACAGGATTGCGCTGGCAGCAGATGATTACGCACATTACAGCTACGGCACCGGGATATGGGATGCGAAGACAGGCTGGAATAATCCATACAACACGGCAATATCAATGGCACACATATCACCAGCACATGAAAGGCTGCTGAAAAGGTGGACTAAGAAACAAAAAAGATATGCGGATGGAGATATTGCGGATGAAATATTCAGGTATGAATATGATATCAGCGGACGCCGGGACATGGCAAAGCAGAAAAAGGAGCAGGAGGAAATGGAGAAGCTTCTTGCAGAGATACCGGACGATATACCGCAGGCATTCCGGTCACGCATCATGAACAATATAGACGTATGCAACGTGATAGCGTACAAGCGTCACGGAAGCTGCGCAGATTACCGGTGCCTACAGTGCGGTGGACAGTCATCACGTAACCTGCGTGTGCGTGATCCACTTACCGGAATATCAGAGCTGCAGAATGTTCCAAGGGATGGAGAGGCATATATATGCCCTGTGTGCAAAAAAGCAGGGCGCCTGCGTCCGATAGGGTATATGAATCAGTGCACGGCATATGGACAGGAATTTGATTCTGTACTGTACCAGACATCAGGGGAAAAGCTTGTAATAAGAATCTTCAGGACAATAGTGACAAGGCGCATTACAGACAGCATGAGCATAGACACATATGAGCGCGGACGAATTATTTTAACCAGAAAAGGCGACAGGCAGTATATACAAACCTACTCTGGCAGCTGGATTAAGGCAAAGAATGTGGCAATCAATGCTCTTGCTGTTGAGTATGGCAGGGAGAAAGCAGTTGCGGACAGCATGTTCAGGTACTGCCCTGAAAATATGTACAGGCTGCTTAACTGTGACAGCAGTAAAAATAAGAACATGGCAGTCATCCAGGCACTTGTGACATATGCAAACTGTCCACAGACAGAGGCACTGTACAAGGTCGGGCTAAAAGGCATATGCCGCCGTCTCATGTATGTACAGGGACACACAAGAAAAATTGACAGGAGTGCAACAGAGGCTGCAAAGATACTGAAGCTGTCAAAGGAAGATTTCAGATATCTTGTTGAAAAAGCTGAAAAAGGCCACGATGAATCCATGACTCTGAAAATGATCAGATATGCAGTCTCAAGGGATATCAGCCGCAGGCATTATGACCGGCTGCAGGCGATATACGAAACTGCAAGAGGTGATGAAAAGGAGTGTGACATGCTGCTCGGTTATCAGAGCATTGACAAATTATACAATGCAGTCAGCAGGTATAAGGAGGAATATCGAGGTAAGTTCAGGGAAGCACTGAGAGAGTATGCGGATTACCTGCATGAAAGGCAGGCAGCAGGCGATGACATGACCAATGAGATATATCTGAGACCGCGGAGACTGCATGAAACGTATACACGGCTCAGGATTGAAAATGAGCATAAAAAGGACGAGATGTATGTGGAACGGATGAAAAGCATATATCCAAAAATCCCGGAAGCATGCATGAAAATCAGTAAAAGATACACATGGCAGCAGGGCGGGCTTATGATACGGCCCGCGGCTGATGCCGGTGAGATAGTCATGGAAGGACGCATCCTGCATCACTGCGTGGGGAGTGAATACCAGAGCTACATGAAGAACTACAACAATAACAAAGGGTACATTCTTTTTGTCCGAAGGGTGGAGGCTCCTGATGTGCCATATGTCACGGTAGAGATTGCAGGAGACAGGATACGGCAGTGGTACGGGATACACGACACACAACCTGACAGGGAAGAGATTGAAGGCTTCCTTGAAGGCTTTGTAAAGCATCTTAACCCAAAGAAAGTAAAAGCATCAGCATAG
- a CDS encoding recombinase family protein — MEYGYVRVSSKEQNEARQLDALCKQGIEDCNIFIDKQSGKDFNRPKYKTLYRKLKKGDVLYIKSIDRMGRNYDEIIQEWRRITRFREADIVVLDMPLLDTRRGKDLMGTFLSDIVLQVLSFVAENERTNIKQRQAEGITAAKARGVRFGRPPLPIPDNFYQMREDWRTGKIAIEEAAKACNMCPKTFYSKAVKYERRGKENGKERS, encoded by the coding sequence ATGGAATACGGCTATGTAAGAGTTTCTTCAAAAGAACAGAATGAAGCCAGACAGCTTGACGCTCTCTGCAAGCAAGGAATAGAAGATTGTAACATCTTTATAGACAAGCAATCTGGTAAAGATTTTAACAGACCAAAATATAAAACCTTATACCGAAAGCTGAAAAAAGGGGATGTACTGTATATAAAAAGTATCGACCGGATGGGAAGAAACTATGATGAGATAATTCAGGAATGGCGCAGAATTACACGTTTCCGCGAAGCGGATATTGTAGTGCTTGACATGCCATTACTTGATACGAGACGTGGAAAAGACCTCATGGGTACATTTTTAAGTGACATAGTATTACAGGTACTTTCTTTCGTAGCAGAAAATGAGCGCACAAATATAAAACAAAGGCAAGCAGAAGGAATTACCGCTGCAAAAGCAAGAGGCGTGAGATTTGGCAGACCGCCATTACCAATTCCAGATAACTTTTATCAGATGCGAGAGGATTGGAGAACAGGGAAAATTGCAATAGAAGAAGCTGCAAAGGCTTGCAATATGTGTCCTAAGACGTTTTACAGCAAAGCAGTGAAATACGAAAGGAGAGGTAAAGAAAATGGCAAAGAAAGAAGTTGA
- a CDS encoding helix-turn-helix domain-containing protein has translation MAKKEVDGVVVEAKSILTALRIIKTVCGDNIQCETFISRLEEMRKEKGFTQRELASKVGVNEVSMSRYIKGERVPTVTTIVSIAQVLGASVDYLVGTSNVKKRQNNADRIRNMSDEELAQFLCKVKSDYQWMEHEFPSEEEHSEWEEWLQSEAE, from the coding sequence ATGGCAAAGAAAGAAGTTGACGGAGTAGTAGTAGAAGCAAAAAGCATATTGACAGCGTTGAGAATAATCAAGACAGTGTGCGGCGACAACATCCAATGTGAAACTTTTATATCACGATTAGAAGAAATGAGAAAAGAAAAAGGCTTCACCCAGCGAGAGCTGGCTAGTAAGGTCGGTGTTAACGAAGTATCTATGTCTAGGTACATCAAAGGTGAGCGAGTACCTACAGTCACGACAATAGTTAGCATAGCACAGGTACTGGGTGCAAGCGTTGACTATTTGGTTGGAACATCAAACGTAAAAAAGAGACAAAACAATGCTGACAGGATAAGGAATATGTCGGATGAAGAGCTGGCGCAGTTTCTTTGCAAAGTAAAATCAGATTATCAGTGGATGGAGCATGAATTTCCGAGTGAAGAAGAACATAGTGAGTGGGAAGAATGGCTTCAATCAGAAGCAGAATAG
- a CDS encoding phage minor capsid protein: protein MDYDIGEAFAAIEDELISSMIRNFDRHKAEEDELGFNWSMWQAEQLKSLEVYKQTSAKVYKAQFKDINKKIEALIQMSRLEGGLEQEQEILKAIRKGLKAQKGPKGVMGQFFRLNDRKLEALMKATVNDVKKAETAILRMANDKYRRIIYNAQVFANTGAGTYEKAVDMATKDMLRAGLNCVEYSNGARHTLKDYADMAVRTACKRAYLTGEGEKRQEWGISTVIINKRGNPCPKCLPFVGKILIDDVWSGGKPEDGSYPLMSTAIAAGLYHPRCKDSHTTYFPGISTADDRWTKEELENVRQANKKEAEQQYARQQYEKCSRMSKYSLDEDNKKIYAARAADWKVRAGEEIAKDALEKVGESSKIKSLDIDDFNMMASSNKIKDEVSAVIGNTIKEFEKSGGMYIFEAHFGEFYNDETGKQALFQIFNGTNGLTQLNVNSRILGGKTVDEVNALLAGTKSNLPQTIEEAIAHECGHAKAYYGKSVKEIEAMNEELKNMGIEGISQDALRDGAECIAEVEVLIYRGSKVPKAAMDLYNKYVRGK, encoded by the coding sequence ATGGATTATGATATAGGCGAAGCTTTTGCTGCTATTGAGGATGAACTTATATCATCCATGATACGTAATTTCGACAGGCATAAAGCTGAAGAAGACGAACTGGGCTTCAACTGGTCAATGTGGCAGGCAGAACAGCTGAAGTCACTTGAGGTATATAAGCAGACTAGTGCAAAGGTATATAAGGCACAGTTCAAGGACATTAATAAAAAAATAGAAGCACTGATCCAGATGTCAAGACTTGAAGGAGGCTTGGAGCAGGAACAGGAAATCCTTAAAGCAATCAGGAAAGGCCTCAAAGCACAGAAAGGCCCAAAGGGAGTAATGGGGCAGTTCTTCCGTCTTAATGACAGAAAGCTTGAAGCACTTATGAAAGCAACTGTAAACGATGTGAAAAAGGCAGAGACGGCAATATTGAGAATGGCCAATGATAAGTACCGCAGAATAATATATAATGCGCAGGTTTTTGCCAACACCGGCGCCGGCACATATGAAAAGGCTGTGGACATGGCAACAAAGGACATGCTCCGTGCAGGGCTTAACTGTGTGGAGTATTCCAATGGAGCAAGGCATACGCTTAAGGATTATGCAGATATGGCAGTGAGGACAGCCTGCAAGAGGGCATATCTTACCGGAGAGGGCGAGAAACGTCAGGAATGGGGAATATCCACAGTAATCATCAACAAACGTGGAAATCCATGCCCCAAATGTCTGCCATTTGTGGGGAAAATACTGATTGATGATGTATGGAGCGGAGGAAAACCGGAAGACGGATCATATCCTCTTATGAGCACGGCAATAGCAGCAGGACTGTACCATCCAAGATGCAAAGACAGCCACACCACATATTTTCCGGGAATATCCACTGCAGATGACAGATGGACCAAGGAAGAACTTGAGAACGTAAGGCAGGCTAATAAGAAGGAAGCGGAGCAGCAGTACGCCAGGCAGCAGTATGAAAAATGCTCAAGGATGTCAAAGTATTCGCTTGATGAGGATAATAAGAAAATATATGCAGCCAGGGCAGCCGACTGGAAAGTCAGGGCGGGTGAGGAAATTGCCAAAGATGCACTTGAAAAAGTTGGGGAAAGTAGTAAAATTAAATCATTAGATATTGATGATTTTAATATGATGGCTTCTTCAAATAAAATAAAAGACGAAGTATCTGCTGTGATAGGTAATACTATAAAAGAATTTGAAAAAAGTGGTGGAATGTATATTTTCGAAGCACATTTTGGTGAATTCTACAATGATGAAACTGGAAAACAAGCCTTATTTCAAATTTTTAATGGAACTAATGGGTTAACACAGTTAAATGTAAACAGTCGTATTCTTGGTGGAAAGACAGTTGATGAAGTTAATGCATTGTTAGCAGGAACAAAATCAAATCTTCCACAAACCATTGAAGAAGCTATTGCGCATGAATGCGGTCATGCAAAAGCATATTATGGAAAATCAGTTAAAGAAATTGAAGCCATGAATGAAGAATTAAAAAATATGGGTATTGAAGGAATTAGCCAAGATGCACTGCGTGATGGTGCTGAATGTATTGCTGAAGTGGAAGTGTTGATTTATCGTGGTTCAAAAGTTCCAAAAGCAGCAATGGATTTATATAATAAGTATGTAAGAGGTAAGTAA
- a CDS encoding glutamyl-tRNA amidotransferase, whose translation MVCVGYDCDNCIHQKENIDGWKCCCDAFPEGIPEEILYGNPSQLKECSNGIKFEEKK comes from the coding sequence ATGGTTTGTGTTGGATATGATTGTGACAACTGCATACATCAAAAGGAAAATATTGATGGTTGGAAATGCTGCTGTGATGCATTCCCTGAAGGTATACCTGAAGAAATACTTTATGGAAATCCCAGTCAGCTTAAAGAGTGCAGCAATGGTATTAAATTTGAAGAAAAGAAGTAA
- a CDS encoding capsid protein has product MAVLNYVTQFDTRIRDMYGHELVSDALYHTNEDIKVTGAKEIKIPRMQVSGYKDHDRKTLGFNSGNYSNDFETKSLDHDRDIEFAIDPMDVDETNQIVSIANIQARFEKKQAIPELDCYTFSKLYSEAKRVGAVIRNTVITRANILEDFDENCEAFENAGVPLSRCILYCTAAYRRELKNADGIQRTLEVSGGSKSLDRRVHTLDDLKEIKTVPVERFKTAYDFTEGYKADASGKQINYILIDPEAQVSRVKYAYINTYTPGHDSRVADNYLYQNRRYNGTFGLDEELKQACIINAEA; this is encoded by the coding sequence ATGGCAGTATTGAATTATGTAACACAGTTTGACACAAGAATCCGTGATATGTACGGACATGAGCTGGTATCAGATGCACTCTACCACACAAATGAGGACATCAAGGTCACAGGAGCGAAGGAGATTAAGATTCCACGCATGCAGGTAAGCGGTTATAAGGACCATGACCGTAAGACGCTGGGATTCAACAGCGGCAATTATTCCAATGACTTCGAGACCAAGTCGCTTGATCATGACAGAGACATTGAATTTGCAATTGATCCTATGGACGTTGATGAGACCAACCAGATTGTATCGATTGCCAATATCCAGGCAAGATTTGAGAAAAAGCAGGCGATTCCGGAGCTTGACTGTTATACATTCTCAAAGCTTTATTCAGAAGCGAAGAGAGTGGGTGCAGTAATCAGAAACACAGTCATCACACGCGCTAATATCCTTGAGGACTTTGATGAAAACTGTGAAGCATTTGAAAATGCAGGCGTACCCCTGTCAAGATGTATCCTTTACTGCACGGCAGCATACCGCAGGGAGTTAAAGAACGCTGATGGAATCCAGAGAACACTTGAGGTAAGCGGCGGCAGCAAGTCACTTGACAGAAGAGTGCATACTCTTGATGACCTGAAGGAAATCAAAACAGTGCCGGTTGAACGCTTCAAGACAGCATATGACTTCACGGAAGGTTATAAGGCTGATGCTTCCGGAAAGCAGATTAATTACATCCTCATTGATCCGGAGGCACAGGTATCGCGTGTCAAGTATGCTTACATTAACACATACACTCCGGGACATGATTCGAGAGTGGCTGATAATTATCTGTATCAGAACAGAAGATACAACGGTACTTTCGGACTTGATGAGGAATTAAAGCAGGCGTGCATTATTAATGCGGAGGCATGA
- a CDS encoding minor capsid protein: MLSLKDIREYVDSLGIAENVYIGKMDNKKPKSIGVYNRPASGPPRTTLGGPEYGTYRIKPVSLLIHWNKNKDEAEKAAFSLFEQMEGISGININNTDVRYIQLQVPEPQDVGTDDAGIYEYVIWLDFIYNKEE; encoded by the coding sequence ATGCTGTCACTAAAAGATATCAGAGAATATGTGGACAGTCTTGGCATTGCCGAGAATGTCTATATTGGCAAGATGGACAACAAAAAGCCAAAGTCAATAGGAGTATACAACAGGCCGGCATCAGGACCACCGAGGACAACACTCGGAGGTCCTGAATATGGTACCTACAGAATAAAGCCGGTATCGCTGCTTATTCACTGGAATAAAAACAAGGATGAGGCAGAAAAGGCGGCATTCAGTCTGTTCGAGCAGATGGAAGGAATAAGCGGCATCAACATCAATAATACTGATGTCAGATATATTCAGCTTCAGGTGCCTGAGCCGCAGGATGTAGGAACTGATGATGCAGGCATATACGAATATGTGATATGGCTTGATTTTATCTATAACAAGGAGGAATAA
- a CDS encoding bacteriophage Gp15 family protein, whose product MSSFQAQYGIRLTRELNDMKWQEFKSLLAGLGPDTPLGRVVSIRAEDDAEVLKRFTKEQHRIRNEWQEKSASSMTQQQYDAEMSNLEALFASMCS is encoded by the coding sequence ATATCATCATTTCAGGCGCAGTATGGGATAAGGCTTACAAGAGAGCTTAATGACATGAAATGGCAGGAGTTTAAGAGCCTGCTTGCAGGACTTGGACCTGACACACCTCTTGGCCGTGTAGTAAGTATACGTGCAGAGGATGATGCGGAAGTGCTTAAGAGATTCACGAAAGAGCAGCACCGCATACGTAATGAATGGCAGGAAAAGAGTGCCAGCAGCATGACACAGCAGCAGTATGATGCTGAAATGAGCAATCTGGAAGCTTTGTTTGCCTCTATGTGCAGTTAG
- a CDS encoding pyocin knob domain-containing protein, which produces MFNWEKVFARRNWENKPSQKTPLSASNLNSGDYAINELDNRVIALNTAKFDRTDAQGLFKDVSLDKKTGVITFTLVNGSTKTLDTLLEKIAVNFAFDEETQQLVITLDDGTVKKIDMSALITQYEFLDSDTIAFVLEGGKVKAIVKEGSISEKHLRTDYLAEIKVQSAGAASSAASAASSANDADYDAKLAQSYSVGGSGIRENEDEDNARFYKEQAALSATEAIQSASGAAESEEKSALNAGRAESSATDAITGKKEAAQSALSAAEAAQSAAGAAAGAKSEAEAAAVSAKAAENAKAEASESAAGAKESKGSSESAALLSQSYAVGGTGSREGENTDCAKYYYEHTKEISGADNYLLKSQVGAALGVAGLDENGFVPASQLPSFVDDVIEGQYINSTEFVGTDGVVIVPESGKVYVDVSAGNITSGRTYRWSGTRYVVIGSDLALGETSSTAFRGDYGKVAYDHSRQTGNPHGTTAADVGLGNVPNVATNEQRPTFTQADSRANIVSNEKMTTIFGKIAKWFNDLKNVAFTGSYKDLIDKPSVDTALSTASTNAVQNKAVASIVYGDEISTNDDWDNITIGYHVVNGGSQYPWSADKHAPVGAWGWGYVIAWVYGTCGYQIYITASSRKMYIRSRYGSNWTGWGEYDKIDAAFDGAIDVSAYTSASPYTTQSDGYLTMTINGYAGQYLQMSMRDKNGTEVDEIIFPDGSNGYGCSRNVYVPKGMRVYKKAGNLVTGGISSAVFRPFNRT; this is translated from the coding sequence ATGTTTAACTGGGAGAAAGTATTTGCAAGACGGAACTGGGAAAACAAGCCGTCCCAAAAGACACCGCTGAGCGCATCAAATCTTAATTCGGGTGATTATGCGATTAATGAACTGGACAACCGTGTGATTGCACTTAATACGGCAAAGTTTGACAGGACGGATGCGCAGGGACTTTTTAAAGACGTTTCGCTTGATAAAAAAACAGGCGTAATCACATTTACGCTGGTTAATGGCAGCACAAAGACACTTGATACGCTGCTCGAGAAGATAGCGGTCAATTTCGCCTTCGATGAAGAGACGCAGCAGCTTGTAATCACGCTTGATGACGGTACCGTCAAAAAGATAGACATGTCGGCACTCATAACACAGTATGAGTTCCTTGACAGTGATACCATCGCTTTCGTTCTTGAGGGAGGTAAGGTTAAGGCGATAGTTAAGGAAGGCAGTATCAGCGAGAAGCATCTGAGAACGGATTACCTTGCAGAGATTAAGGTACAGTCGGCAGGTGCAGCATCAAGTGCGGCATCAGCTGCATCAAGTGCCAATGACGCTGATTATGATGCCAAACTGGCACAGAGTTATTCAGTCGGCGGCAGCGGCATCAGGGAGAATGAGGATGAAGATAATGCAAGGTTTTACAAGGAGCAGGCAGCATTAAGTGCGACAGAAGCTATTCAGTCGGCATCAGGTGCGGCAGAATCAGAAGAAAAGTCTGCATTAAATGCAGGTCGGGCAGAATCATCAGCTACAGATGCCATTACAGGTAAAAAAGAAGCTGCACAGTCAGCCTTAAGCGCAGCAGAAGCAGCACAGTCAGCAGCAGGTGCAGCAGCCGGTGCGAAGTCGGAAGCAGAAGCGGCAGCAGTCAGTGCGAAAGCGGCAGAAAATGCCAAAGCAGAAGCGTCAGAAAGCGCAGCAGGAGCAAAGGAAAGCAAAGGCAGCAGTGAATCCGCTGCACTGTTAAGCCAGAGCTATGCGGTGGGCGGTACAGGCAGCAGAGAGGGAGAAAATACTGACTGTGCCAAATACTATTATGAGCATACAAAGGAAATATCCGGTGCTGATAACTACCTTCTTAAAAGCCAGGTCGGAGCCGCACTGGGTGTGGCAGGACTTGATGAGAACGGCTTTGTTCCTGCAAGCCAGCTTCCGAGCTTTGTTGATGATGTAATTGAAGGACAGTATATCAACAGTACTGAATTTGTCGGAACAGACGGAGTTGTAATTGTACCTGAGAGCGGCAAGGTATATGTGGATGTATCGGCCGGCAACATCACAAGCGGCAGGACGTACCGCTGGTCCGGAACACGTTATGTGGTGATAGGAAGTGACCTTGCCCTTGGCGAGACATCGTCAACAGCGTTCAGGGGCGATTATGGCAAGGTAGCATATGACCACAGTCGGCAGACGGGTAATCCGCATGGCACTACGGCAGCAGATGTCGGACTTGGCAATGTTCCGAATGTTGCTACGAATGAACAGCGTCCGACATTCACACAGGCGGATTCACGGGCGAATATTGTCAGCAATGAGAAAATGACAACTATCTTTGGTAAGATCGCCAAGTGGTTCAATGATCTTAAGAATGTTGCATTTACAGGCTCATATAAAGACTTGATTGACAAGCCGTCAGTAGATACGGCACTGTCTACAGCAAGTACTAATGCAGTGCAGAATAAGGCGGTTGCATCAATCGTGTATGGAGATGAAATCAGCACGAACGACGACTGGGATAACATTACAATCGGATATCATGTAGTCAATGGCGGTTCCCAGTATCCCTGGTCGGCAGACAAACATGCACCGGTTGGAGCGTGGGGCTGGGGATATGTTATTGCTTGGGTATATGGCACGTGCGGTTATCAGATATACATAACAGCAAGCAGTAGAAAGATGTATATACGTAGCAGATACGGATCTAATTGGACAGGCTGGGGCGAGTATGACAAGATAGACGCCGCTTTTGATGGAGCTATAGACGTATCTGCATATACATCGGCTTCACCGTATACAACGCAATCTGATGGATACCTGACAATGACTATTAATGGTTATGCAGGACAATATCTCCAGATGAGTATGAGGGATAAGAATGGAACCGAAGTCGATGAAATAATATTCCCGGATGGATCCAATGGTTACGGATGTTCGAGAAATGTCTATGTGCCAAAGGGCATGCGTGTATACAAAAAGGCAGGCAATCTTGTAACCGGAGGCATATCAAGTGCGGTATTCAGACCATTTAACAGAACATGA
- a CDS encoding phage holin family protein, which yields MDRYEKIKAVIIALCGIISGRLGVLAIPMILLIVCNVIDYATGIFASHYRNQEIDSYKGIKGITKKICMWLLVGVGVVIDNLLAYTSGAVGITLPFSFLVACIVAVWIICNEIISILENINDIGVTLPPFLMPIVRNLKSQVEDKADILKEGGSNDD from the coding sequence ATGGACAGATACGAAAAAATCAAGGCGGTAATTATTGCCTTATGCGGAATTATATCAGGAAGGCTGGGAGTGCTTGCAATACCTATGATACTGCTCATTGTATGCAATGTGATTGACTATGCGACAGGCATATTTGCATCGCATTACAGGAACCAGGAGATTGATTCTTACAAGGGGATAAAGGGAATTACAAAAAAGATATGCATGTGGCTGCTTGTTGGCGTCGGGGTTGTCATTGATAATCTGCTTGCATATACATCCGGAGCGGTCGGCATAACACTGCCGTTTTCATTTCTGGTTGCCTGCATCGTGGCGGTGTGGATTATCTGCAATGAGATTATAAGCATCCTTGAGAATATCAATGATATAGGCGTTACACTTCCGCCGTTCCTCATGCCGATTGTCCGCAATCTTAAGTCACAGGTGGAGGATAAGGCTGACATACTGAAAGAGGGAGGCAGTAACGATGATTAA
- a CDS encoding type III pantothenate kinase yields the protein MILAIDMGNTAAVLGCIDDQKIYFTEELSTDLSKSPLEYAMGIKTVLELYNIDSDNISGAIISCVVPSLQQVISRAVQKIINKAPLIVGPGLKTGLNIKMDNAREMGSDLIVDSVAGINRYGAPLIIIDMGTATTISVIDKDRNYIGGAITPGVNIAMNALSSNAAQLFNVGLQAPSRVIGKNTVECMQSGIILGNASCIDGMIDRIEDELGYRTTVVATGGLSGIVIPYCRHDIIIEPRLLLMGLKLLYDKNA from the coding sequence ATGATACTCGCAATAGACATGGGTAATACAGCAGCTGTTCTCGGATGTATTGACGATCAAAAGATATATTTTACAGAAGAATTATCCACAGACCTCTCCAAATCCCCACTTGAATACGCAATGGGAATTAAGACAGTTCTTGAACTTTACAATATAGATTCTGATAATATAAGCGGTGCAATAATATCCTGCGTTGTACCTTCACTTCAACAGGTGATAAGCAGGGCTGTCCAAAAAATAATAAATAAGGCTCCGCTTATAGTCGGTCCCGGACTTAAAACAGGTCTTAATATTAAGATGGATAATGCCAGAGAGATGGGCAGTGATCTGATTGTTGATTCCGTAGCCGGAATTAACAGATATGGAGCTCCACTTATTATTATAGACATGGGAACCGCCACAACAATAAGTGTAATCGACAAAGACCGCAATTATATCGGTGGAGCCATTACTCCCGGTGTTAATATTGCAATGAATGCACTTTCTTCCAACGCAGCCCAGCTTTTTAATGTAGGGCTTCAGGCTCCATCAAGAGTAATAGGCAAGAATACTGTTGAATGCATGCAAAGCGGTATTATACTCGGTAATGCTTCATGTATTGACGGAATGATTGACAGAATTGAGGATGAACTTGGTTACAGGACAACCGTTGTCGCCACAGGAGGTCTGAGCGGAATAGTTATTCCCTACTGCAGGCATGATATCATCATCGAACCAAGACTTTTACTTATGGGTCTTAAGCTTCTCTATGACAAGAATGCCTGA